From the Tenacibaculum dicentrarchi genome, the window CTAATTATTTGTTAATTAGTAATTAACAAAATTTATATCGTGTAAATAATTTTTAAATTATTCATCTAATAAATCAGGACGTATATTTTTGGTGTGTTTATAGGCTTTTTCGCTTCTCCATTCTTCTATTTTAGGAAAATTACCCGATAATAATATTTCAGGAACTTTCATTCCGTCATATTCTGCGGGTCTTGTATAAACTGGTGGCGATAATAAATTATCTTGAAAAGAATCTGTTAAAGCAGATTGTTCATCACCTAAAACCCCAGGGATTAAACGCACAACAGCATCACATAAAATGGCAGCTGCTAATTCTCCACCTGTTAAAACATAATCGCCAATAGAAATTTCTTTGGTAATAAATCGGTCACGAACACGTTGGTCAACACCTTTATAATGTCCTGTTAAAATAATAATATTTTCTTTTAACGAAAGCGTATTTGCTATTGATTGATTTAATGTTTTAGCATCTGGAGTCATATAAATGACTTCGTCATATGTTCTTTCAGCTTGTAATTTAGAAATACAAGCATCAATCGGTTCAATCATTAAAACCATACCAGCGCCACCACCAAATTGGGTGTCATCTAGTTTTTTGTAAGAGCCAATTCCGTAATCACGTAAATTATGAAAATGAATTTCGGCTAAACCTTTGTCAATGGCACGTTTCATCATTGAATGTTCAAACGGGCTTTTTAATAAATCGGGTGCTAGGGTAATAATATCTATTCGCATGTTGGCAAAGATATATTTTTTAAAGTAAAATTAACAACCAAATATTTTTTTGAATTTCTTCGGAAGTTCTTTTGTAATTATGAGTTGTTTTTTTGTAAATGGATGTTCAAATTGTAGGGTAGAAGCGTGTAAATACAATCCTTTTCCATTTAGTATAAATCCATCTAAAAAATGTTCTTTATCGCCTAAAATTGGACTTTTTATAGCTAATAAATGTTTTCTTAATTGATGTTTTCTTCCTGTTTTGGGCGATAATTCAACAAGGTTTAATATTTTAAATCGTTCAGAAATAACTGATTTTATTAATTTATAAGATGTTTGAGCTTTTTTATCATCAATAGGAAAATCAATAATTCCGTTATTTTCTATTTTTCCGATACTTATTGCATGGTATTTTTTTTGAATTTTTTTATCCTCAAATAATTTATTTAAAGCGATGATGCTCGAACTTGTTTTTCCGATAAGTAAAAGTCCGCTTGTTGGATAATCTAATCGATGCACAGGTCGTGGACGTGTTGCATCTTCCAAAGGGCTTTTTTTGATGTTTTGCAGTAGTGCATTATCAATAGTTGCAAACGAATTTCCACTAACTAAAATACCTGCAGGTTTATAAATAACAGCTAAATAATCATCTTCAAAAAGAACTTCTAAAGGAAATTTAAATTGTTTAAAAGTGGTTTCTTCGCTAATTTTATACAATTCTATTTTTTCATTTCCATGGATAAATAGAGCCGTAGTTGCAATTTTACCATCGACAAAAACTAACTTTTTTTTAATTGCTTTTTTGAATCCCGATTTTGTTGGAATAGTTTTAAAAATTCCAGTTCCGTATTCTTGTAATCGAATAGGTTTTTCTAATACGGGAGTTTGATGTGTTTCTGATAAAATCATATTTCAGCAATTTGTATATTACAAAAATCACGTAATTCTTGAAAAAATAAAGTAAAATCTTGTTCAAATAAATGATAATGAATTGCTAAATCTTCAGAAGCTAAATTCATTTGAGATTTTCCTTTTGTACGTCTGTTTATTCCGTTTAAAACTTCTTGAATTCCATTGATAAATTGATAATTATACAACCAATTATATTTTACCATACTAGGGAGTAAATTTTGTGTTTTTTCGGGAAGCCTTGAATTATTTTTTTCTAACAATTTGTAGACAGAATTTACATAAATATCTAAAGGAATAGCCGAATATGTAGTCCAGTTTTTGGCTAAAAAATGGTCGAAAAAAATGTCAATAATTACGCCATCGTAATGTCCGTAACGCTCGTGTAATCTTCGTTTACTTTTTCTAACAATTTTGTGCGCATCGGTATAAGTATCTATTTTACGATGTAAAATAATACCTTTTTGAATATTTTCTTTAAAATGAGAAAATTTATTACCATTAATATGGTCAGCAATAAAATTACCAATCATTAATTCGGTGTTATTTCCAGATAAATATAAATGTGATAAAAGATTCATAGCGTAAATGTAAACAAAAAACCACAACGTTATCTGTTGTGGTTTTTAAGTTTTTTATTGATAATTAATTTTTACTAGGAATATTCTTTAAAATTTCTAATAAAAATTTCCAATATTTTTGTGTTGATGAAATCTGTGCACATTCATCAGGAGAGTGTGGTCCTCTAATGTTTGGACCGAAAGAAATCATATCCATTTCAGGATAATTCTGTCCTAAAAGTCCACATTCTAAACCTGCATGACAAGCCGCTACATTAGGTTGTTCGTTATGTAATTCTATATATAATTTTTCAACTATCTTTAAAATTTCAGAATCTAAGTTAGGTAACCAACCAGGATACGAACCAGAAAATTCAACATCAAAACCAGCTAATTCATAAGCTGAACGTATTGAGTTTGCTAAATCCCATTTATTACTTTCTGATGAAGAACGAGTTAAACAAGCAATTCTTATTTTTCCTTCTTTAGCAGTAACACGAGCAATATTGTTAGAGGTTTCTACTAATCCTTCAATATCAGGACTCATACGATATACACCGTTTAAAGCTGTGTACATTGCTTTAATAAATCCTTCTTGAACGCCTAAATCTATAACATGTTTAGGAGTTTCAGTTTCTTCTAATTCAATTGATAAATTAGGTTCTATTTTTGAAAATTCAGCTTTAATCGTATTTATTAATTTTTCAATTTCAAATAAGAAAGGTTCTTTTGAGATAGTATCAACAACTACAGTTGAAAAACTTTCACGAGGAATAGCGTTACGTAAACTACCTCCGTTTATATCAGCAACACGTAAACCAAAGTTTGTGAAACCATCAAATAATAAACGATTCATTATTTTGTTGGCATTTCCTAAACCTTTAATAATATCCATTCCTGAATGTCCTCCTTTTAAGCCTGTAATAGCAATTTCAAAAGCAGTTGTATTTTCAGGAGTAGCTTCTTTAGTATATGTTCTTGTAGCGGTAACATCTACACCACCTGCACAACCCATACTAATTTCATCATCATCTTCGGTATCTAAATTTAATAAGATTTCACTTTTTAAAATACCTCCTTCTAAGCCCATTGCACCAGTCATACCAGTTTCTTCATCAATAGTAAATAAAGCTTCAATAGCAGGATGTGCAATTTCTGAAGATTCTAAAATAGCCATAATTGAGGCAACTCCTAAGCCGTTATCGGCACCTAAAGTAGTTCCCTTAGCTCTTACCCA encodes:
- the trmD gene encoding tRNA (guanosine(37)-N1)-methyltransferase TrmD; translation: MRIDIITLAPDLLKSPFEHSMMKRAIDKGLAEIHFHNLRDYGIGSYKKLDDTQFGGGAGMVLMIEPIDACISKLQAERTYDEVIYMTPDAKTLNQSIANTLSLKENIIILTGHYKGVDQRVRDRFITKEISIGDYVLTGGELAAAILCDAVVRLIPGVLGDEQSALTDSFQDNLLSPPVYTRPAEYDGMKVPEILLSGNFPKIEEWRSEKAYKHTKNIRPDLLDE
- a CDS encoding ACP phosphodiesterase yields the protein MNLLSHLYLSGNNTELMIGNFIADHINGNKFSHFKENIQKGIILHRKIDTYTDAHKIVRKSKRRLHERYGHYDGVIIDIFFDHFLAKNWTTYSAIPLDIYVNSVYKLLEKNNSRLPEKTQNLLPSMVKYNWLYNYQFINGIQEVLNGINRRTKGKSQMNLASEDLAIHYHLFEQDFTLFFQELRDFCNIQIAEI
- a CDS encoding aminoacyl-histidine dipeptidase, whose product is MNSEIRNLEPKAVWKNFADLNAVPRPSKKEEKIIQFMVDFGEKLQLETMVDKVGNVIIRKPASLGMENRKMIVLQSHLDMVHQKNADTIFDFDTEGIKMFVDGDWVRAKGTTLGADNGLGVASIMAILESSEIAHPAIEALFTIDEETGMTGAMGLEGGILKSEILLNLDTEDDDEISMGCAGGVDVTATRTYTKEATPENTTAFEIAITGLKGGHSGMDIIKGLGNANKIMNRLLFDGFTNFGLRVADINGGSLRNAIPRESFSTVVVDTISKEPFLFEIEKLINTIKAEFSKIEPNLSIELEETETPKHVIDLGVQEGFIKAMYTALNGVYRMSPDIEGLVETSNNIARVTAKEGKIRIACLTRSSSESNKWDLANSIRSAYELAGFDVEFSGSYPGWLPNLDSEILKIVEKLYIELHNEQPNVAACHAGLECGLLGQNYPEMDMISFGPNIRGPHSPDECAQISSTQKYWKFLLEILKNIPSKN
- a CDS encoding RluA family pseudouridine synthase, which produces MILSETHQTPVLEKPIRLQEYGTGIFKTIPTKSGFKKAIKKKLVFVDGKIATTALFIHGNEKIELYKISEETTFKQFKFPLEVLFEDDYLAVIYKPAGILVSGNSFATIDNALLQNIKKSPLEDATRPRPVHRLDYPTSGLLLIGKTSSSIIALNKLFEDKKIQKKYHAISIGKIENNGIIDFPIDDKKAQTSYKLIKSVISERFKILNLVELSPKTGRKHQLRKHLLAIKSPILGDKEHFLDGFILNGKGLYLHASTLQFEHPFTKKQLIITKELPKKFKKIFGC